The Wolbachia endosymbiont of Drosophila innubila region TATTGAACAAAATTGAGAAAAAAGATTGTGCTTAATATACAAGACAACGCTCCGCTCTGTAGAAAATGGATGTTCTTGGCAGTATGTGCTCTTGCTTGCTCTGGGTTACTGTCAATAATTGTTATTTTTCTACGATTGCCTTTTATCTCCTCTCTTGTTCCTTCTGCACAATATATTTTTGATAATGCGCTGGTAATACACGTGAACTTGTCAATTTTAGTGTGGATGTGCTCTATAATATCTCTGCTCTTTATCATAAACCTACAAAATACCAATAGTTGGTTTAACTTTTCATGGGTTCTATCAACCCTTTCGATGCTGCTCATGTTTATATCCGCATTCGTTCCAAACACTGAAGTTATCAAAAGTAACTATATTCCCGTATTACAAAACAAATTATTTTTACTTGGACTCAGTTTATTTATTGCCAGTATATTAGTAAATACAATGCTAGCATACACATCAAAAAAAGAGGTTTCATTTCTCTCTGTTGGGCAAATTGGGCTAGTTATTATACTTGTATCGTCATTTCTTTGCTTTGTTTTAGCATATAATAATATGCCTCCAGGTCTATATCACTCAGATAATAATTTATTTTACGAATATCTCTTTTGGGGAGGCGGACATTTATTGCAGTTTGCTTTTACTCAAGGAATGTTTTTAGTCTATTTAATAATGCTAAGTTCCAATGATATTAGTTTAGCTTCAAACAATAAAATTACTATTTTACCACTATTTATAAACACGATTTTAGCTGTAGGCGCACCGTTTGTATATTTTGTTTATCCAGTTGATAGTGCCAAGTTAATACAGTTTTTTACTTGGCATATGAGGATTGCTGGAGCAGTTTTGCCGTGCTTTTTGATAATATTAGTGTGCTACAACATCAGAACTTTTATTAATGATAAAAGCAACTATTTATTACATTCATTTTTGTTGTTCACTTATGGAGATGTGCTCGGAGTGTTGACTATTGAAGGTAATGTCACGATTCCTGCTCATTATCACGGTTCTGTAGTTGGTATCACTATAGCTTTTATGAATTTTGTCTACTGGATGTTACCTAAATTAAACTTTAAAGAGATAAAAAGTTCCATGGTAAGATTACAGATTTATGCCTACAGTATAGGGCATTTTCTCCATATCACTGGCCTTGTGTGGCTTGGTGGATATGGTGCTTTAAGGAAGGTTGCAGATCTGCCAAGTATTTCGTCAATGTTAGCACGCACGTGCTTCATTATAGGTGGCGCTATATCAGTTGTTGGTGGAATGTTGTTCGTAATAATTGTGCTTTTACATCTGTTAAAAGGCAAAGCGCGTACCAACTGACCCATAGAAACAAAAAAAACTTCCTTGACAAACTCCGCTAGCCCCCTTATCATGAAACTGAAGCTATTTATTTATCTTCTCTGTACAGATTAAATGACAAAAAAACTCACGTATCTGGCGTCCCATGTTTAATTTTTTGCACTATGTGCACCTTGTGTCTTTATAAAATTTCTAAGTTTTTACCTAATATAAGCTGAAATGCGCTTATAAAGCATTTAAAACATCAAAAAACGCCGATTTAAAAAATGGATAGTGAATAACTAGCTACCCTAGGGTTTCTTTTGCCTTTTTTTCTGTTTAGTAAATTTCTTAATGTTTATAATTTAGATTAGTTGCGGCTTAAAAGCAACTAAATCGCGGTTATTAAGCGTTTAGAATAAAAAAACGCCATACTTGAAAGTATAATGTAAGTAATTAGCCAACCACGGGGCTTCTTTTGCCTTTTTTTTCATTTGGTAAATTTTTTAATATTTATACGGAAGGTAGCGCGTGACGCTGGAACCCCAAAAAAAGGAGGCACTGGAACGACAAAGTGGAGTGTCTGCTTCTGTCATCCTATGATAGCTAAAAAGACCTGGTCACGCGCTGGAATGACACCGAAGGGGCTACTGCCCTCTTGGATGGAGACCAGTGTCAGCTACTTAGATGATACCTTTTTTCTACTTAGTTTAGGTTATGCAGAAGTCTAATACAATTATAGAACAAGCTTAAAAATTCTGGTAAAGTAGTTTTATTTACAAAGAAAGAATATGCTACTTGAAATTGAAAAGCGCAGCATAACAAATGCATTGTGGAAGTTGCAAGAAGCAGATCAAAGGCAAATCTTAACTCTTACACAGAGATTTGAGTTACCAGAAATATTAGCAAGAATATTGGTTACTCGTGGTGTTAACATAGAAAATGCAAGCGACTTCTTATATCCACTAATCAGATCGCTATTACCAGATCCCTTTCACCTTCTTGATATGGATAAAGCTGTTTCTCGTATAATACGGGCAATAAAAAATGATGAAAACCTTGCAATATTTGGTGACTATGATGTTGATGGTGCAAC contains the following coding sequences:
- a CDS encoding cbb3-type cytochrome c oxidase subunit I, whose translation is MFLAVCALACSGLLSIIVIFLRLPFISSLVPSAQYIFDNALVIHVNLSILVWMCSIISLLFIINLQNTNSWFNFSWVLSTLSMLLMFISAFVPNTEVIKSNYIPVLQNKLFLLGLSLFIASILVNTMLAYTSKKEVSFLSVGQIGLVIILVSSFLCFVLAYNNMPPGLYHSDNNLFYEYLFWGGGHLLQFAFTQGMFLVYLIMLSSNDISLASNNKITILPLFINTILAVGAPFVYFVYPVDSAKLIQFFTWHMRIAGAVLPCFLIILVCYNIRTFINDKSNYLLHSFLLFTYGDVLGVLTIEGNVTIPAHYHGSVVGITIAFMNFVYWMLPKLNFKEIKSSMVRLQIYAYSIGHFLHITGLVWLGGYGALRKVADLPSISSMLARTCFIIGGAISVVGGMLFVIIVLLHLLKGKARTN